From a region of the Methanothrix sp. genome:
- the metG gene encoding methionine--tRNA ligase, whose protein sequence is MPTDNDPILVTCGLPYANGPAHIGHLRTYVPADIFVRALRRMGRDVLFICGSDAHGTPIVVNAESKGMSPRELVEFYHKHFEEVFRSINVRFDYFGCTDDPSNHHRTQEIVRALMERGHVYPREIELAYCPRCERFLPDRYVEGICPYCGVPARGDECDQGCGRHLEPGEIKDAVCKVCGSRAEYRKQTHYFFRLSAFREFLLDYLQRLGGTASARNYALEWVRQELKDWCITRNMSWGVKFPGSEDLVVYVWVDAPIGYISFTEEWCKAHGVPWERYWRGKSRIIHFIGGDIIYHHCIFWPAMLEGAGYTLPSDVVASGMLKIDDKKFSKSRGYVVWVKDDYLDQGLEPDYLRYYLASYTSHTKEVNFSWKILQEKVNTELVGAFGNFLNRAVTFAVKNFDGKVPEGELDPEVMKRIEMSVGDVSSSLMEYEFKRASDAVLSLADYANTYFQSHEPWKLIRSDRRAAGSVLRNCLQMAKAMVILMEPFMPSKMAVAWSQLGMDSLDKVRFMDAVQPIPEGQALGTPKILFSRMEDSTVKKLEEIFRERIRRAEGAEEGVEEKPMISFEQFKALDLRAGTVLEAERIKGSDKLLRLIVDIGERRQIVAGIAKMYSPEELVGRQVVVVANLEPVKIFGVESRGMLLAADINGNAVLLRPDREVPPGSGIR, encoded by the coding sequence TTGCCCACAGATAACGATCCCATTCTGGTTACATGTGGTCTGCCATATGCGAACGGCCCGGCCCACATAGGACATCTAAGAACGTATGTTCCTGCGGATATATTCGTGAGAGCTCTGAGGAGGATGGGCCGCGATGTCCTCTTCATCTGCGGATCAGACGCCCATGGCACTCCCATAGTGGTCAATGCCGAATCGAAGGGCATGAGCCCCAGGGAGCTTGTGGAGTTCTACCACAAGCACTTCGAGGAGGTCTTCAGGAGCATCAACGTCAGGTTCGACTACTTCGGATGCACAGATGATCCCTCGAATCATCACAGGACTCAGGAGATCGTGAGGGCTCTGATGGAGAGGGGACACGTCTATCCCAGAGAGATCGAGCTGGCGTACTGCCCGAGATGCGAGCGGTTCCTTCCCGATAGATACGTTGAGGGGATATGCCCGTACTGCGGTGTGCCGGCGAGAGGGGACGAGTGCGATCAGGGCTGCGGGAGGCACCTGGAGCCTGGAGAGATAAAGGATGCGGTATGCAAGGTCTGCGGCTCCAGGGCGGAGTACAGGAAGCAGACTCACTACTTCTTCAGGCTCTCCGCGTTCAGGGAATTCCTTCTTGATTACCTCCAGAGGCTGGGCGGTACTGCCAGTGCAAGGAACTACGCGCTCGAGTGGGTCCGGCAGGAGCTCAAGGACTGGTGCATAACAAGAAACATGAGCTGGGGCGTCAAATTTCCTGGGAGCGAGGATCTCGTCGTTTACGTCTGGGTCGATGCGCCCATCGGATACATCTCATTCACAGAGGAGTGGTGTAAAGCGCACGGTGTGCCCTGGGAGAGGTACTGGCGCGGGAAGAGCCGCATAATCCACTTCATAGGCGGGGATATCATCTATCATCACTGCATCTTCTGGCCCGCCATGCTCGAGGGCGCTGGCTACACGCTTCCGAGCGATGTCGTTGCGAGCGGCATGCTCAAGATCGACGACAAGAAGTTCTCGAAGAGCCGCGGATATGTCGTTTGGGTGAAGGACGACTATCTAGATCAGGGCCTTGAGCCTGATTATCTCAGGTACTACCTGGCAAGCTACACATCTCACACAAAGGAGGTGAACTTCTCCTGGAAGATCCTGCAGGAGAAGGTCAACACAGAGCTTGTGGGCGCCTTCGGCAATTTCCTGAACAGAGCTGTGACATTTGCTGTGAAGAACTTCGACGGAAAGGTACCGGAGGGTGAGCTGGACCCTGAGGTCATGAAGAGAATAGAGATGAGTGTCGGGGATGTATCCTCGTCACTTATGGAATATGAGTTCAAGAGGGCCTCGGATGCGGTGCTCTCACTCGCTGATTACGCGAACACCTACTTCCAGTCGCATGAGCCGTGGAAGCTGATACGCTCGGATCGAAGGGCAGCTGGCTCGGTGCTCAGGAACTGTCTCCAGATGGCGAAGGCGATGGTCATACTCATGGAGCCGTTCATGCCATCCAAGATGGCGGTCGCCTGGAGCCAGCTCGGTATGGATTCTCTTGATAAGGTGAGGTTCATGGATGCGGTTCAGCCCATACCAGAGGGTCAGGCTCTGGGCACCCCGAAGATACTGTTCAGCAGGATGGAAGACTCAACAGTGAAGAAGCTGGAGGAGATCTTCAGGGAGCGGATCCGCAGGGCGGAGGGTGCTGAGGAGGGAGTGGAGGAGAAACCGATGATATCGTTTGAACAGTTCAAGGCGCTTGACCTGAGGGCTGGCACAGTTCTTGAGGCAGAGCGGATAAAGGGCTCGGATAAGCTTCTCAGGCTCATTGTCGACATAGGCGAAAGGCGCCAGATTGTGGCTGGAATCGCGAAGATGTACAGCCCCGAGGAGCTCGTTGGCAGGCAGGTGGTTGTTGTTGCAAACCTCGAGCCTGTGAAGATATTCGGCGTGGAGTCGAGGGGGATGCTTCTTGCAGCAGACATAAATGGGAATGCTGTACTTCTCAGGCCTGATAGGGAAGTTCCACCCGGATCCGGGATCAGATGA
- a CDS encoding ArsR family transcriptional regulator: MKKVPLPDPSDEQEEFSSILMEIGLRRNVAKVLTYLAGVVEATSRDIETNSDLRQPEVSIAMRELRELGWISERDEKNPGKGRPYRIYRLEKSIDEIINYLEDQKLQDIERTMHQIERLKELRSVEARGA; this comes from the coding sequence TTGAAAAAGGTACCACTGCCCGATCCCAGCGATGAGCAGGAGGAGTTTTCTTCCATACTGATGGAGATTGGACTGAGGAGAAATGTTGCCAAGGTTCTCACATATCTCGCAGGGGTTGTCGAGGCGACATCGAGGGACATAGAGACGAACTCAGATCTGAGGCAGCCGGAGGTGAGCATCGCCATGCGAGAGCTCCGAGAGCTGGGATGGATCTCCGAGAGGGACGAGAAGAATCCGGGGAAGGGCAGGCCCTACAGGATATACAGGCTCGAGAAGAGCATCGATGAGATCATAAATTATCTGGAGGATCAGAAGCTGCAGGACATCGAGAGGACCATGCACCAGATAGAGCGCCTCAAGGAGCTCCGGAGTGTGGAGGCGCGAGGGGCTTAG
- the ftsZ gene encoding cell division protein FtsZ, producing the protein MKSIIDEALSRAEREGRAEPTSATDEDLVSVLEGLTTVIRVIGCGGGGSNTIDRLSEAGIQGAELYAINTDAQHLLHINADRRFLIGRRTTRGLGAGSLPAIGEEAAQEDIEQIKAAVQGADMVFITCGLGGGTGTGASPVVAEAAREAGALTIAIVTLPFSAEGSIRMANAEAGLKRLRESADTVIVVPNDKLLEVAPNLPLQAAFKVADEVLMRSVKGITELITRPGLINLDFADVKTVMSHGGVAMIGLGEADGEERARDSVMRALRSPLLDVDVSGATSALVNVVGGPDMTIADAEMVVEEVYSRINPDARIIWGAQIDPELKGTIRTMLVVTGVSSPQILGRDEGRRVVSKHGIDFLSRRARY; encoded by the coding sequence ATGAAGTCCATAATCGACGAGGCCCTGAGCAGGGCTGAGCGGGAGGGAAGGGCTGAGCCCACAAGCGCCACAGACGAGGATCTGGTCTCGGTCCTCGAGGGACTCACAACAGTCATAAGGGTGATAGGCTGCGGTGGGGGGGGATCCAACACCATAGACAGGTTATCGGAGGCTGGCATCCAGGGAGCTGAGCTGTATGCGATAAACACAGATGCCCAGCACCTTCTCCACATCAATGCCGACCGCAGGTTCCTGATCGGCAGGAGGACGACCAGAGGGCTGGGTGCCGGAAGCCTGCCGGCCATCGGGGAGGAGGCCGCCCAGGAGGATATCGAGCAGATAAAGGCAGCTGTCCAGGGGGCTGACATGGTATTCATCACATGCGGCCTGGGGGGTGGAACCGGCACAGGTGCATCGCCTGTGGTCGCCGAGGCTGCAAGGGAGGCTGGCGCCCTCACCATAGCGATAGTGACGCTCCCGTTCAGCGCGGAGGGCTCGATAAGGATGGCGAACGCTGAGGCCGGCCTGAAGAGGCTGAGGGAATCTGCTGACACTGTAATCGTCGTTCCAAACGACAAGCTCCTTGAGGTCGCGCCAAACCTGCCGTTGCAGGCCGCATTCAAGGTGGCGGACGAGGTCCTGATGAGATCCGTGAAGGGGATAACAGAGCTGATCACCAGGCCCGGGCTGATCAACCTCGACTTCGCGGATGTCAAGACTGTCATGTCTCACGGTGGTGTGGCGATGATAGGCCTCGGGGAGGCGGACGGCGAGGAGAGGGCAAGAGACTCCGTGATGAGGGCTCTGCGCAGCCCTCTGCTTGACGTGGATGTCTCCGGTGCGACCTCAGCGCTTGTCAATGTCGTTGGCGGGCCTGACATGACCATCGCGGATGCGGAGATGGTGGTGGAGGAGGTCTACAGCAGGATCAACCCCGATGCGAGGATCATATGGGGCGCTCAGATAGATCCTGAGCTCAAGGGCACGATAAGAACAATGCTTGTGGTGACCGGCGTCTCCTCCCCGCAGATACTCGGCAGGGACGAGGGGAGGCGCGTGGTATCGAAGCACGGGATCGACTTCCTGAGCAGGCGCGCACGGTACTGA
- a CDS encoding winged helix-turn-helix transcriptional regulator gives MLAERVTSELEMLKRHLTILKCVVENEPIGILKLAEETKIPSHKVRYSLRVLEQEGLIAASAPGAITTSATGPFLEGLDAMIEEIVKATLELKRIEIPRRRREV, from the coding sequence ATGTTGGCAGAGAGGGTGACCAGTGAGCTTGAGATGCTCAAGAGGCATCTGACGATCCTGAAGTGCGTGGTGGAGAACGAGCCCATAGGCATACTCAAGCTGGCAGAGGAGACGAAGATACCCAGCCACAAGGTGCGCTACTCTCTCAGGGTCCTCGAGCAGGAGGGGCTCATAGCAGCCTCCGCTCCGGGGGCGATCACCACTTCCGCGACCGGTCCCTTCCTGGAGGGGCTGGATGCGATGATCGAGGAGATCGTGAAGGCGACGCTGGAGCTCAAGCGCATCGAGATACCACGCAGGCGCAGGGAGGTGTGA
- a CDS encoding sulfurtransferase, with amino-acid sequence MREYPYPSKGEVRWVSPDWLDENMDNVRTIDVQPNVHDYIMGHIPGAVYMNEGLLRVARRRQPASFVPAESIEAVFRSMGISGDVPVVVYSGPGVYSRCAAGIGDGLEQTMVAYALVRFGHRMVHILDGGIESWMESGRKLTKEFPDVQEGGFRSEIRREHFVEMDELRSIMGRDDVIIFDARPVSSYEGQAMWIKPGHIPGAHSLPWRRLMTEKNSRLLRDDEELRSLIGGFDLKGRRIIVYCGTGREATNEYLFFKYYLGHPDVRIYEGSFTEWSSYPENPTVTGPNPW; translated from the coding sequence ATGAGAGAGTATCCGTATCCCTCAAAAGGTGAGGTCAGGTGGGTATCTCCGGACTGGCTGGATGAAAACATGGATAATGTTCGAACAATTGATGTCCAGCCGAATGTGCATGACTACATAATGGGCCACATCCCCGGGGCTGTTTACATGAACGAGGGGCTTCTGAGGGTTGCACGCAGGAGGCAGCCGGCCAGCTTCGTGCCGGCAGAGTCGATAGAGGCTGTGTTCAGAAGCATGGGGATATCCGGAGATGTGCCGGTGGTTGTCTACAGCGGCCCTGGAGTTTACAGCAGATGTGCCGCGGGGATTGGCGATGGTCTGGAGCAGACCATGGTCGCGTACGCGCTCGTGCGCTTCGGCCACCGCATGGTGCACATACTGGATGGTGGCATCGAGAGCTGGATGGAGTCCGGACGGAAGCTGACGAAGGAATTTCCTGATGTCCAGGAGGGTGGCTTCAGATCTGAGATAAGACGCGAGCACTTTGTGGAGATGGATGAGCTGAGGAGCATTATGGGAAGAGATGATGTCATTATATTCGATGCAAGGCCTGTCTCATCGTATGAGGGACAGGCCATGTGGATCAAGCCAGGGCACATCCCCGGCGCACACAGCCTTCCATGGAGGCGGTTGATGACGGAGAAGAACAGCCGTCTTCTCCGGGATGATGAGGAGCTGAGATCCCTGATTGGCGGCTTCGACCTGAAGGGCAGGAGGATAATCGTATACTGCGGCACGGGCAGGGAGGCAACAAACGAGTATCTGTTCTTCAAATACTATCTCGGACATCCGGATGTCAGGATCTACGAGGGGTCCTTCACGGAGTGGTCCTCCTATCCGGAGAACCCGACGGTCACAGGCCCGAATCCATGGTGA
- a CDS encoding rhodanese-like domain-containing protein: protein MLFERISSEGLAHHSYIVGDRGSAVVIDPRLDCDVYVDIASRNGMRITDILETHRNEDYVIGSVELSALTGASVWHADPELDYLYGAPARDGQVWQIGSWQIEAISAPGHTLGSMAYLLKDRAGVPHAVFTGDAIFAGDVGRVDLLGMDRAEELAGMLYESIFQRILPLGDGVLLCPAHGAGSVCGSAITDRPWTTVGMERLHNPKLRAGSRAEFVRTVAVELERPPYFRRMEELNIKGHRLNRSAIPPLSPEVVREALDECVILDTRSEVAYGGAHIPASQFIWMDGLSALAGWFLSYDMPLILVGDEIERAARVLMRMGYDDISGYLSGGMLAWHMAGLESSSVRTVTVQELCRHLDQGGKAWILDVRSDEEVSEESITGAHHIHVTQLPRRMDEVPRERAVYIFCGSGMRSMVAASFLKRHGWKSIAVVLGGLAGWKSVTCPVVRRV, encoded by the coding sequence ATGCTCTTTGAGAGGATATCATCCGAGGGTCTGGCGCATCACTCGTACATCGTGGGCGACCGCGGGAGCGCTGTTGTCATAGATCCGAGGCTGGATTGCGATGTTTATGTGGATATAGCCTCGAGAAACGGTATGCGCATAACAGACATCCTTGAGACGCACAGGAATGAGGACTACGTCATAGGTTCCGTTGAGCTCTCCGCCCTTACGGGAGCATCTGTCTGGCACGCGGATCCTGAGCTCGATTACCTGTACGGCGCGCCCGCCAGAGATGGGCAGGTATGGCAGATCGGCTCCTGGCAGATCGAGGCGATATCAGCGCCCGGCCACACGCTCGGCTCTATGGCCTACCTTCTGAAGGATCGCGCCGGGGTTCCACATGCGGTCTTCACCGGAGATGCGATCTTCGCGGGCGATGTCGGGCGCGTTGATCTCCTCGGCATGGACCGCGCTGAGGAGCTTGCGGGCATGCTCTACGAGAGCATCTTTCAGAGAATACTCCCGCTGGGCGATGGTGTCCTCCTCTGCCCGGCGCATGGGGCTGGCTCTGTCTGCGGGTCTGCGATAACTGACCGCCCCTGGACGACGGTGGGGATGGAGCGGCTCCACAACCCGAAGCTGAGGGCGGGAAGCAGGGCTGAGTTCGTCAGAACTGTTGCTGTTGAGCTCGAGAGGCCCCCGTACTTCAGGCGGATGGAGGAGCTGAACATAAAGGGTCACAGGCTCAATAGGAGTGCCATCCCTCCCCTCTCCCCGGAGGTGGTCAGAGAAGCTCTCGATGAGTGTGTTATTCTTGATACAAGATCTGAGGTGGCATACGGCGGGGCCCACATACCGGCATCGCAGTTCATATGGATGGATGGGCTGTCCGCACTCGCAGGATGGTTTTTATCTTATGATATGCCGTTAATCCTGGTGGGCGATGAGATCGAGAGGGCGGCCAGAGTTCTGATGAGAATGGGCTATGATGATATCTCAGGATACCTCAGTGGGGGAATGCTGGCCTGGCACATGGCCGGTCTCGAGAGCAGCTCTGTGAGAACCGTGACCGTCCAGGAGCTATGCAGGCATCTGGACCAGGGCGGCAAGGCATGGATACTCGATGTGCGATCAGATGAGGAGGTCTCTGAGGAGAGCATAACCGGAGCGCATCACATCCATGTCACACAGCTGCCCCGCAGGATGGACGAGGTGCCCAGAGAGAGAGCGGTCTACATATTCTGCGGCAGCGGCATGCGCTCCATGGTGGCAGCATCGTTCCTCAAGAGGCATGGCTGGAAGAGCATAGCGGTTGTTCTCGGAGGTCTGGCGGGCTGGAAGAGCGTGACATGCCCTGTTGTGAGGCGGGTGTGA
- a CDS encoding CoA-binding protein, producing MPILRGEEELKKVLKGSRTVAVLGASTDPHKPSFFVSLVVRTYGFRMFFVNPNHAGEEILGERVYASLRDIPVDIDIVDVFRRPSAAREVAEEIRAKGCRTVWFQPGTEDMTVVRELADEGFNVVVGCCMKVECRKLL from the coding sequence GTGCCCATTCTGAGGGGTGAGGAAGAACTGAAAAAGGTGTTAAAAGGGTCCAGGACTGTGGCGGTGCTGGGCGCCTCCACCGATCCCCACAAGCCCAGCTTCTTCGTATCGCTGGTGGTAAGGACGTACGGCTTCAGGATGTTCTTCGTCAATCCGAACCATGCGGGGGAGGAGATCCTGGGGGAGCGTGTCTATGCATCACTAAGAGACATACCGGTTGATATAGACATCGTGGACGTGTTCAGAAGGCCATCCGCAGCCAGGGAGGTGGCGGAGGAGATCAGAGCAAAGGGATGCAGGACCGTCTGGTTCCAGCCGGGCACTGAGGACATGACCGTGGTAAGGGAGCTCGCAGACGAGGGCTTCAACGTTGTGGTGGGCTGCTGCATGAAGGTCGAGTGCAGAAAGCTTCTGTGA
- a CDS encoding anaerobic ribonucleoside-triphosphate reductase activating protein — translation MMMVNLGGIVPLSTVDWPGRVSAVIFLRGCPFRCPFCQNAELQSGWTPVDISELMDRLFPRRGAGQSILHEFSGSLRIDSVVLSGGEPLAQREAALAIAREVNARGLDLGVETNGYHPETLEALISEGYLRMVFLDIKAAPREDAYLRATGYQRRDTLQRVLRSLDVIVENHVPFEIRITVFPGMPSEDELKEISDLLQHVAPRSLESVVLQQGIPPRGEFEPVSEEDLRRFARSLKFNVRIRSMRRSVP, via the coding sequence ATGATGATGGTGAACCTCGGTGGAATCGTGCCACTCTCCACTGTTGACTGGCCGGGGAGGGTCTCTGCAGTGATCTTTCTGAGAGGGTGTCCATTCAGATGTCCGTTCTGCCAGAACGCGGAGCTTCAGAGCGGATGGACACCTGTGGACATCTCAGAGCTGATGGATCGCCTCTTTCCCAGAAGGGGCGCGGGCCAGAGCATACTCCACGAGTTCAGCGGATCTCTGCGCATCGACTCCGTCGTTCTCTCAGGAGGTGAGCCGCTCGCGCAGAGAGAGGCTGCCCTTGCTATAGCGCGAGAGGTAAACGCACGCGGCCTCGATCTGGGGGTCGAGACGAACGGTTACCATCCGGAGACCCTTGAGGCTCTGATATCCGAGGGATATCTGCGCATGGTCTTTCTCGACATCAAGGCAGCCCCCAGGGAGGATGCGTACCTCAGGGCAACGGGGTATCAGCGCAGAGACACACTCCAGCGGGTTCTCAGGAGCCTGGATGTGATTGTGGAGAATCATGTACCGTTCGAGATAAGGATCACCGTCTTCCCCGGGATGCCCTCGGAGGATGAGCTGAAGGAGATCTCCGATCTTCTGCAGCATGTGGCACCCCGCTCCCTCGAGTCGGTCGTCCTGCAGCAGGGCATCCCTCCACGCGGCGAGTTCGAGCCCGTCTCTGAGGAGGATCTCAGGAGGTTTGCGCGATCGTTAAAGTTTAACGTCAGGATCAGATCCATGAGGAGGAGCGTTCCTTGA
- a CDS encoding AAA family ATPase has translation MRIIGFVGMPGSGKSVASDVAREMGIRVVVMGDVIRAEARRRGLEPTDANHGMVGDELRRADGEDAIARRCLEGVGRDETIVVDGIRSGAEVEYFKSVADRFHLIEIFTPPEQRQRRIASRGRPDDKNCEDLSEALKRRDARELGWGMGEAIAAAEMRICNDRTLDEFRESIRAVLEELCRS, from the coding sequence TTGAGGATCATCGGGTTCGTGGGGATGCCCGGCTCCGGAAAGAGCGTGGCATCTGATGTGGCGAGGGAGATGGGCATCAGGGTCGTGGTTATGGGTGACGTGATCAGGGCAGAGGCAAGGAGAAGAGGTCTGGAGCCGACAGATGCAAACCACGGGATGGTGGGGGATGAGCTCAGGCGAGCCGATGGGGAGGACGCGATCGCTAGAAGGTGTTTAGAAGGTGTGGGCAGGGATGAAACGATCGTGGTTGATGGAATAAGGAGCGGTGCAGAGGTGGAGTACTTCAAATCGGTGGCAGATCGATTCCATCTCATCGAGATATTCACCCCTCCTGAACAGAGACAGAGGAGGATCGCATCCAGAGGCAGACCTGACGATAAGAATTGCGAAGACCTCTCTGAGGCACTGAAGAGGCGCGATGCCCGGGAGCTCGGCTGGGGGATGGGCGAGGCGATAGCTGCAGCCGAGATGAGAATATGCAACGACCGTACCCTCGATGAGTTCAGGGAGAGTATCAGGGCGGTGCTGGAAGAGCTCTGCAGGTCCTGA
- a CDS encoding imidazoleglycerol-phosphate dehydratase, whose product MTPSARRTTYETDVDVHMDLHGTGEAEVSTGVELLDDMLRMLAASGRFDIRIRARGDATGDHHLVEDVGITLGSCLSAVKSGTGSAIVPYGDCTALAAVSFGAPGFKAILKLSSESIGGMALENLEHFMRSMAYNGSFTLHVIADGGDDREKIISAMKALGAALRNAIRDGGV is encoded by the coding sequence ATGACACCATCAGCACGCCGCACCACATACGAGACTGATGTGGATGTTCACATGGATCTCCACGGCACAGGGGAGGCCGAGGTCTCCACAGGCGTCGAGCTTCTGGACGACATGCTGAGAATGCTCGCAGCATCAGGGCGTTTCGATATCAGAATCAGAGCCAGAGGCGATGCGACCGGAGATCACCACCTCGTTGAAGACGTCGGGATAACACTTGGAAGCTGTCTTTCAGCAGTGAAGAGCGGCACCGGCAGCGCGATAGTGCCGTATGGGGACTGCACCGCTCTGGCTGCAGTGAGCTTTGGGGCTCCGGGGTTCAAAGCGATTCTGAAGCTCTCCTCTGAGAGCATCGGCGGAATGGCGCTGGAGAACCTGGAGCACTTCATGAGGTCCATGGCATACAACGGATCTTTCACGCTCCACGTTATCGCAGACGGCGGCGATGACAGGGAGAAGATCATTTCGGCGATGAAGGCCCTCGGAGCTGCGCTAAGGAATGCGATAAGGGATGGCGGAGTCTAG
- the cobZ gene encoding alpha-ribazole phosphatase CobZ — MNDAAWRQLLLRDGWSSRHPAPGGVVMDIVEVLREEGITVDEIVATALELYVPHPGVETREKADAVFRRELKIALSDPNLALLIYAGVLLEERGRMRMLPNLSGEDYERDLTYLIADEVLGMSIAKYIGGYKGTFEYVRYDKAKPGILARLGPFMDDVIGGLIGGVSSNMYTRAGFS, encoded by the coding sequence GTGAACGATGCTGCCTGGCGTCAGCTGCTCCTGAGGGACGGCTGGAGTTCCCGCCATCCCGCACCGGGAGGTGTTGTGATGGATATCGTTGAGGTTCTCAGGGAGGAGGGTATTACAGTTGATGAGATAGTCGCGACCGCTCTGGAGCTGTACGTCCCGCATCCAGGCGTCGAGACCCGCGAGAAGGCGGATGCTGTGTTCAGGAGGGAGCTGAAGATTGCGCTGTCTGACCCGAACCTAGCGCTTCTCATATACGCAGGGGTTCTTCTGGAGGAGAGGGGAAGGATGAGAATGCTCCCCAATCTGAGTGGGGAGGATTACGAGAGGGATCTCACGTATCTCATAGCCGATGAGGTGCTGGGCATGAGCATAGCGAAGTACATCGGCGGATACAAGGGAACATTCGAGTATGTCAGATATGATAAGGCAAAGCCCGGGATCCTCGCCAGGCTCGGCCCGTTCATGGACGATGTGATCGGCGGTCTCATCGGTGGCGTCTCCTCGAACATGTACACCAGGGCGGGATTCAGCTGA
- the cobS gene encoding adenosylcobinamide-GDP ribazoletransferase, translating to MLFAVRSGFGFLSTIPVGISMEGIEALMRHVYIFPIIGLSLGLIFAAVAYLLGLFLPPDINAICIMIAIYWVCGINHIDGLADFGDGVTAHGSPEKKIKAMKDVNLGSGGAVFVILVLLALFSAIRSMDHVLLPAALVVSEISAKQSMLAFAAFTEPFKAGLGQIMIERTGKREFLTGLIISSTASALLLKTAGVIMLMLSILSALHLARVSRRNFGGGSGDGIGASNEIGRATALCAALVLGVTGWTVW from the coding sequence CTGCTCTTCGCAGTTAGGTCCGGCTTCGGCTTCCTCTCCACGATACCAGTTGGCATATCAATGGAGGGGATCGAGGCCCTGATGAGGCATGTCTACATCTTTCCAATCATCGGGCTCTCCCTGGGCCTGATCTTCGCAGCAGTGGCGTATCTCCTCGGCCTATTCCTGCCCCCGGATATCAACGCGATCTGCATAATGATCGCGATATACTGGGTCTGTGGAATAAATCACATAGACGGCCTCGCAGACTTCGGCGATGGTGTGACCGCGCACGGGAGCCCTGAGAAGAAGATAAAGGCCATGAAGGACGTGAACCTCGGATCTGGAGGGGCTGTGTTCGTGATACTGGTTCTCCTCGCGCTCTTCTCAGCGATCAGATCCATGGATCATGTGCTTCTTCCAGCTGCTCTTGTCGTCTCAGAGATTTCAGCAAAGCAGTCCATGCTGGCGTTTGCAGCGTTCACAGAGCCGTTTAAGGCAGGCCTGGGCCAGATCATGATAGAGAGGACCGGGAAGAGGGAGTTCCTCACAGGGCTTATCATCTCCTCAACCGCATCAGCTCTCCTCCTGAAGACAGCAGGAGTGATCATGCTGATGCTCTCCATACTATCCGCACTCCATCTGGCGCGCGTCTCAAGGAGAAACTTCGGCGGTGGATCGGGCGATGGCATAGGCGCATCGAATGAGATTGGAAGGGCAACAGCGCTCTGCGCAGCCCTCGTGCTGGGGGTGACGGGCTGGACTGTGTGGTGA
- a CDS encoding NTP transferase domain-containing protein, translated as MAGGRGTRLGMGEKPMVRLFGKPLIDYVVSAIKPLIRRMIVATTSATPETRIWSLGKDLEVTETSGSGYIPDMIEAVERSGIYGPVMVIMADLPLITEEIIREVIDVYRSRPEPALSVHTPLSLHRSLGRRPDVIFNYWGELIVPAGVNILRGSNISEEQEDFHLIMNRIELAININTPEDLRICESIIRRRMVSQGDMD; from the coding sequence ATGGCCGGAGGCAGGGGCACCCGGCTCGGAATGGGCGAGAAGCCGATGGTCCGTCTCTTCGGAAAACCGCTGATCGATTACGTCGTCTCCGCCATAAAACCACTGATCAGGAGGATGATCGTGGCCACGACCAGCGCCACACCGGAGACGAGAATATGGTCTCTGGGGAAGGATTTGGAGGTCACAGAGACCTCTGGCTCAGGCTACATCCCCGATATGATCGAGGCTGTTGAAAGATCGGGGATATATGGACCTGTGATGGTGATAATGGCGGATCTTCCCCTCATCACAGAGGAGATCATAAGAGAGGTAATTGATGTATACAGATCCAGACCGGAGCCTGCGCTCTCCGTCCATACCCCTCTGAGCCTCCACAGATCCCTCGGCAGACGGCCTGACGTGATCTTCAACTACTGGGGAGAGCTCATAGTGCCGGCAGGCGTGAACATCCTCAGGGGATCGAATATCTCAGAGGAGCAGGAGGATTTCCACCTCATCATGAACAGGATCGAGCTCGCGATCAACATAAATACACCTGAGGATCTCAGGATCTGCGAGAGCATCATCAGAAGACGCATGGTATCGCAGGGTGATATGGATTGA